The Leishmania mexicana MHOM/GT/2001/U1103 complete genome, chromosome 25 genome contains the following window.
CACCCAAACGCacccgtgcacacacacacacaagaatCCGCGATCTACTCCGCACGCCGCGCTCCTCTTCTCATCTCCtttccccccacccctcctcccttcacATATCAACCATGGCCAAGGGTAAGCGCTCCGCTGATGCCAAGGGCAGCCAGAAGCGCCAGaagaaggtgctgcgcgacaaCATCCGCGGCATTACACGCGGCTGTGTCCGCCGCAtggcgcgccgcggtggcgtgaAGCGCATCTCGAGCGACATCTACGAAgaggtgcgccgcgtgcTGAAGGCCTACGTGGAGGACAttgtgcgctgcagcacggcctACACCGAGTACGCCCGCAAGAAGACCGTGACGGCGTCTGATGTTGTGAATGCGCTGCGCAAGAAGGGCCACATCCTGTACGGCTACGCGTAAGCG
Protein-coding sequences here:
- a CDS encoding histone H4, with product MAKGKRSADAKGSQKRQKKVLRDNIRGITRGCVRRMARRGGVKRISSDIYEEVRRVLKAYVEDIVRCSTAYTEYARKKTVTASDVVNALRKKGHILYGYA